From the genome of Loxodonta africana isolate mLoxAfr1 chromosome 19, mLoxAfr1.hap2, whole genome shotgun sequence:
TACTTGCCATATCCTCACGCAGCTTGAAGGTTCACGTTGGAGAGAGTAGGTATAATCCTCTCCTCCACCCTGACTCTGGCCCGTTCCCAATCTTAACAGCTTATTACGTAAGTCAAAGGATGATGCCTTTCAGGATGATGAACTTTAGGGAATACCTGTGTTAGGCCCACAGTCAAGGTCACATGTGCTGCTTATCGGCATACTTACTCCCTCTAGAGTAGTCAAGACTTGTGCTAATCAATACAGTAATCACTAGGTAAATGTGactgtttaaatttattaaaattaaaatttaattccCAAGTCCCGCCAGGCACATTTCAAGCGCTCGCTAGCCATGTGTAGCTAGTGGCTATCATATTGAACAGCACAGATgcacaacattttcatcatctcAGATTATGGTGCTAGTAACTATTTGGGAGTTTGCTTCATAGTTTGATTTTGTTACAGATTTCTTATTTTATTCAAAATGTTgcgtttttctcttattttttatttgttactTGGTGGGAATGCCAAAAATGGGAAGTGAAAATGCCTTTATTAAGCTTAAAGAAGCAGTATAGCATAGTGATTAAAGTTCTACTTATAAAATAGGTGATCCTGGGCAAATTACTCTTTCACTTCACTTCCTCACAAATAAAATGGGGATGTTGCAAAGATGAAACGAATCAAAGTATGTAAAGCGCTTTGAACAGTACCTGGCATTCACACTAAGCTCTCTGTAaaagtaaccagttgccatctagttgattccagctcatggcaaacccatgtgtgtcagtatagaactgtgccccataaatGTAAGTTATCATTAAAATCTGTAAATTAATATTCGTTTACCATAGATTTGCAAAAGTGGGATCGTTATACAAACTTAATTAGGTTTATTTTCCTGTATTGGTACATATTCATAATTAATGTTTTTACTGGCTGTATAACATTGTTTTTACAGCATTTATTGTAGCATATGCATACAGTAATTTTATGATTTATAATTATCGATAGGCCATTATTTAATCAGTTGCATATTGAAGGATAATTAGGTTTCTAATTTTCCACTGCTATGAGTTATGGGTTTATGAGTTATTGTACTAAAAATCCTTGTACATATAACTTTCGGTATTTCTGCAAGTATATCAAAATGATAAATTTGTAAAAGTGATTGCCTGGTTATAGATGATTATACATTGTATTTTGATAAATACTGTTGAGTTGCTTTCTAGGAAATTTGTACTACTTTATACTCCCGTGAACAGTATAAAAGGGTGCTTTATATCCACAAGATATTAATCATCCTTTAAAATCTTTgccaatataaaatatttttaatgatattttattatttgtctagAGGTACTGAGCATGTTTTAATGTTTGTTGACAATTTTTAATCTGTGATTTGCTTTTTCATATACTTAGCCCATTCTATTGTGAACGTTCTATTAGTCTTTTGAAGATCTCTGCCtgttttttacttattttaatgTACATGTACTAACCTTTTATCATTCAGAATATGCTTTTTACCAGTTTatccttttagttttgtttattgTGTGTTTAGACTTATTAACTTATGTAATTGACATCATTTTTTCCTCTTGTATTTTCTGATTTTCAGTCTTGTTTAAAAAAGACTTCCCAGCCTCATGATTATAAAAACACCTGCTCATGTTTCCTTTTaatacttttatggttttattttttacaatgAGTATTTTCATATAAGGAGGTGTAGAGATCTACCTTTGCTTTTTCCCTCCACTGTAACTCCCATTCTTAAGCACTACATACCTTTATTTGTGATGACATTTCTCCTATAGCTTACTGTAATTAATAAGATATCATCACATATCTACCTTTTAATATATTGTGAAAATCTCACAGCACCTCCCAGTGATATGATTATAAAACTTCATGTATCTCATAAATCTCACAAGGAATTTATAATCATTAATTTCTATTTTAGTAAATGTATTTCTGTGATTACTCAGCTATGAATGGTTTGTGGCCATTTTATGAGAAATTACTATTTGCTAAATACGTATTAagctttttctttattatgtgAGATCCTTTATGAAATTTTTAGAATACGTTTTTGTAAATTATGAAGAAAATTTTCCAGGgttttatttacatatattatttgcataaatacTTATTTTAAACCACAGCAAGTGGTTAAAAACAACAAAGCCATTTGCATTGGCTTCTGGGAAGGATTTTGTGGAACCGTTTTTCGGCTTTTTCCCCCCTTCTCTACTCCCTTCCCttcgttttctttttttgttctcccATGGTAGAGGAAAAGGCAGCAAGGTAACAATGCTGGGGAGCATGGTATGGGGAAAGAAACAAGGGAGGCAATTTTGCCTAATATGTAGGCAGTGTTACTAAATATCTGAATATAGGAATACCTCGTCTGTGAGCAACATGtctttattcctatttttttatttcctttttttaaactatttttagtCCTTGTTATTtatcagaactcaaattctttaatGGCAGATACTTTCTGTAGTAAGGTCTCTAGTGTACAACAGAGCTTCGTGCTGTTTTATTTATACTCTATCGGTTTGTTACTCgtcctcttctatttttctgcTGAGAACACGTTTTAATCATGATTAGGTTACTTGATGAACTTCAAGTTAAAACCAGTCGTGACTGTACCAGTAGAGATTCTGTAGAAATCATTTTCTCTTCCTGCTTTCTTACTTTCTTCTTGCCTCCACAGAAAGAACATGTTCTCTAAATAACTGTACGGTGGCCAAAAGAATTGGAAAAGGAAAAGATGCCACTGTCATCTTTGAGCATTTCGGGAAACCTGTAGATCCATTTGTCCAGGAAAACTGTTTATGCAATGCACTGAATTCAGAGATAAACCCTTCTAACTCAGATAGTTCTAATCCCCATGGAAGTGTGCAAAATGGAAGCAACATTTCTATACTTGAAACAGACGCTGGACAGTCAGAGCACAATTTAGCAGAAAATAGTGATACTTCTCAAGCATACGCACATGATTCGGGTCTTCTATTTATGCCCAGTGATACCAGGGAAAGTGTAAAAGGTGATCTCTTGTTAAACTTGACGGATCTGAAAAATATTCTAAGTTTTTTTTCTACTCCTGTTTCCCTTCACAACAATACTGGTTCAAGCACAGTTATTACTTCAAAACTCATCAAAGACCCAAGACTAATGAGGAGAGAAGAAAGCATGGGAAAACAGAATAACGTAACGGGCTTGAAGGAGATTTCGGCATTTGAGAAGAGCTTAGATTCTTGTAACTCAGAAACGTACTTGTCATCTATGTCAGCTAATTCTGTCTCCTTAcctgaagtcatccctgatgaTCGTACTGTTCTTACTAACTGCTTGGATGCCCcttgcttcaagttttcttttgaTGATTCACAGTCTGAGGTTCATAACACATGCTCTAAGGACTATGATTATGCAACTCCCGACAAAATGACCATGGTAGGACAATATAAGGGCCAAGGCAATGTTCTTTTCCCAGTTCCTTTGTCAAATGTATTTTCAGAagctgaaaaccaaagacacactgAGGAAGAAGTCCAGAGATCCCAACAGAGAATCAGCACCCCACTTTTAATTAAACAAAATGGCGAGCCGTATAACTTTTATGAACCAGTGAATACTTGTACAAAAGACTACCATAGTTATATCTCTCAGGAATCACAGTCTTCCAGTTTAAAAACCATATATCAAACTGATCCCCAAATGTCTCCAGTTTCTTCATTCCAAAAGAAGGAAAGCATCGATACGTTCATTCAAAATATTGGAAATATGAGGAGCCTTAAAACTGATCCACAAGACAATTCCAAACGTGGAGAAAAGCAAAATTTGTGGAAAGAAATTGATTATTTTACCAATGAAACAAAAGCCAGCCAGATAGACAATTACATTTCATTAGAACAAGAACATGAAGAGGGTGAGAGTCTTGATTCTTCAGGAAAAAACTGTGATCAAATATTTACTCAAGAGTTAGAAATACCAATATCTTCCACGTgtaccacaaaggataagtatGAGCTAGATGATCTAACCATGGAATTTACTCCAAGCATAAACAGCCTGTCACAAAATCATCCCCAGCACTTTTTGGAGTATGAAAATAATGACATTCTTAGAAGTTTTGTCATTTCTCAAAAACAAATGGAACTTAAAAGGGAAGAAACAGATCAGAATTGTGCTGGCATTGTGGCTGATGCTTTCCAGGAAGCAAAAGACATTTCCCAGGCCAAAGAACTACTAATTGATACagttcttttctctcatggagttgAAACAGCTCATAATAATTTCAATTGCAGTAAAACTAAAGAACATACATGGCCCCATGGGGCACATGACAATGAGCTGGTGTCATTAGAGGATGATCAGAAAGACTACAAAGACTCTTCTCATATTGAAGTTAAAGGTCAAGGTCATCCTCTCTTCTGTGATACGCAGCTGAATGGCGGTATACCACTGAATGTTGCTTTCAAGGAACAAAAAGAGGATGAAGAAAATCAGCATGAGGCTAGAGAGGACGACGTTACTTCACCCCCAGAGGACAGCAGAGAGAACATATATGAAGGCGAGCAGCAGGTTGTTCATACAAACAACAGTTTTACCCAGTTGGATGAAAGAAGGGAGGATAAAAATGGCAGCCATGTAGAAATTCTGATTTCtgaagaattttcttctacatttaacTTGACTTGGGACAAAAAATACGTATCAACAGAAGCTGCATTAATAGAAAGTGAAGAGACTGTCAATGCCTTAAAACAAAAAGATACTCAGAATAATGGAAAGAGTCTGGAGTATTTGGCTTCCACAGTGTTGCCAGAAGTTCCGGGCTCTTCAGTGTGTACAGCCCCAAATGCCGAAGTACAGATAGCTGGTTCTACTGTGCCTGCTTTAAGCACAAATCACCAAGATCACCAGGGATACCAGTTTAAAGAAATCTGTTCCTCAGCGAGTTCAGATTTTAGTTTGTTAGTAAAACCTAGGATTCCTGATTATGAAATTGATATGGATAAAAATAAATCACAAGACTCATTTCATCAGCCCTCAGTCAGTGAGAACTTGGTTATTATTCCAAGTTTGGAATTGGAAAGTGAGATTGGAGTAGGAATAGAACAGTGTGAAGATGCTCTTCTATTTCATCAAGATACGCATAGCCATGGCAATGTGCTTACTGAAGAACTGGGGTCCTCATATGAGACTCTGAAGTCTCGTATCAACTGGGATGCTCTCTTAGGAAGCAGTAACTGGGAGACAGAAACATTGAAAAGCACCGCAAGAAGGGAGAGTACAGATGAGCGTTACTCCGAGGAGACGAATCGTTTTTATGCTTCTACACAGAACACCAAAGCAGAGCTACTCAACCCAATTTTACTTCCAGATCTACAAATTAGAATTACCAATATAGTTAGGCCAGGATTCAGCCAAACTGCTGACTCCCACGCACTGAAAGATGACTATTACAAACGTATAACTAAAGCTGCAGAACCAGAAACAAATGAGGGAGAAAAGGGTCCAGGATTAGGAACTGCTTCCCAGTCTTCTGGTGAAAATCCTGATTACTCATGTGAGGATAAACCTGATAGTGTAACACAAGAATCAGGACTAGTGAGTAAATCTAAAACTTCTCTTTCTTCGGACTTAAGTCAGAATGCCCACGTGAATCACATGTCTGAAAAACGAAACAATGACTCTTTGTTTACTGAATCTTCAGATGTCACTACAAGAAATAACAAAAGCAGCTGTTCCTTTGCGAAATCAAAAACTGACTGTAATGATAGTAGAAGTAAAAAGCACCCAGAGTCAAGAATGAGCAAGAGAAAGCAACATACATCTTTGAGAGACCAAAACACATCACATAAAGATTTCAGATATCATGAAATGTATGAGAAAAAGAGGAGGCTAACTAGTCAAGACTCACttgaatgtttttcttctttatcccaAGGACGAATGAAAACATTTTCACAGTCAGAAAAGCACATTAGGAGTGTCCTGGATATTCTCAATAGTGAAGcatcattatgtaaaagtaaACGTCTTTCCAGAAGACTCGACAGAGCTGttcttcacttaaaaaaagctcagagaagagttcacacatCCTTGCAGCTGATAACTAAagtgggagaaaaaagaaaaggcccaTTACCAAAATCATACGCGATCATATGCAATAATTTCTGGGAATGTTGTGACCTTGAGGGTTATAGCTCTCTGtatgaaagaaaatattattcCACTAAGCATTTTTTTTCAAGAAGAGAAGACGACAGAGAGGGTGAAAGAAGAGCTTTAGAATTTAACGTTGGTACATCATTAACGCATGTGTCAAAGCACAAGTCTTATAAAAGAAATGGAGAGGGAATCACAGACTGCGTTTCTAAGAAAAGTTTAGCCAGCAGTGTTTCCAGAAGCCACACCACTATTCACGTGGGAGAGTTTTGTGATCAAGAACCACATCCTGAATCACAGTTATACCTGCCCTCCGTGTCCCAAAGTACAAGCCAATCATCATATAATACTAGCAGTATGAAATTACCAGCGTCGTCAGAACTTCAGCCTttttctggaaaaactggatgttTGTTTTCACCAGACCACCAAGATGAGAAGCTGCccgaaaaagaaaaccaaattggTATCAACTTTGTATCTAACACTGATAAATATGAAAAGCTTGAGAGCCCTTCAACACACAGTAATATTAAGGATATAACAGAAGAAATCACTTCCACGGCTAATGAAGTAATAAATAAAAGTAACTCAGTATCTTTTGGCTGCATAAAAGAAAGATTAAGTGTTAACACGAACAGAAATTATGGTGCAACACATACGGCCCACACAGACGTGAAAACGGACATACTTATTTCAGTCTTGGAATCAAGTGAGCAGCACTTTTTAAATGTTGATATCTACAAACCAGATAACATTTTATCTGATTGTAAAAGAAACCTGGTAGTGAATTTTCCTGTAGAAAAATGTGCCGCTCCTGTTGAGAGCGCTAAACCAAACGTCTTCACAAGACACTTCCCAGTGGACCCATCAAACCCAACTCTGATAGCAAGCAAAAAGTGTAACAGCATTCCTCAATCATTTTCAACTGCTCCAGCGACAGAGAGCGAGGGGGAATCTTTGAACTCTGATTTGgataaacagagaatttctgCTGTAGATCCTTCAGCAGAGTCCACCACTGTATCACGTTATCAGCAGGAATGTCGTGAAAAGGAGCTTTTAAAGACAGAACGATGCTCTTCCAGTAATTGTGGCCAAGTAGATGGGAGTGACGGAAGTGTGACTGAGAATCCCAACTCGGATCTGACATCAGTAAGTGAGGAAGATAAAAGTCGTGGGGAAGATACAGTGAAGAAACTATCTTCCCGTGGTAGTTCTCAACTCTTAACAGATAATGTAAAGGGTTCTTCTTCAAAAAAATGTAATGCGAGGAAAAACATTCAGGACAGAAAAATGGGGAAAGTTAAACAGGCAGGAAAGGATTCGATGGGAGATGtgtaccacaaagaaagcatGACTGAAGAATCACCTCTTAAGACTGAGTACAAAAGTCAGAAGAAGATCTTAGAAGAAGCATCCTCCTACGTCAGggagaaaacaattaaaaataacttGATTGAGCCTCGTCTAAGAATTGAAAATGGCacttcttctaaggcacttcCTGTGAATAACACAGTTCCTAACCTCCGTACCAGAAGAGAGAAAGGTGGGAAAGTTAAGGCTACCAGTGACTCTCAGCCTGATTCGATAGCACCTTCAGAAATAACCTGTAATTTCAAACCAGGCGTTACAGAAATTAACCACAAACCTATTCCACATGCCTACCCAGAAGTCTTTGAAGTCACTGCTCTCCAGAAGAAGCCTACATCATACTTgaatgaattaaaagaaaaacatggcaCAGCTAATCATGCTGGTTTCCTAGCTCAGCTATCACAAATTTTACAGAGAGCAGATGAAGCGTCATCCTTGCAGATTCTACAGGAAGAAACTAAGGTTTGTCAAAATATTCTCCCTTCGTTTGTTGAAGCTTTTGAAAGAAACCAAGAGTGTTCACTGGAACAAGTCTTGATTTCACGAGACCTGTTGGTGCAACAGAACCTGTGGAATAAttgtaaaaacaaattaaaaccatGCGCTCTTGACTCTTTGGTAGAACTCCAGATGATGATGGAAACTATTCAGTTcattgaaaacaaaaaaaggctCCTGGGAGATGAACCGACATTCCGAAGCTTGCTGTGGTATGATGAGACGCTGTACGGGGAGCTGCTTGGGGGACCGCGCGGTTATCAGCAACAATCCAATTTTTATCCTGCTTTTCAAGCAAGATTGAAATATAATGCATACTGTGAGTTGCAGAAATACCACGATCAATTAATTGAAGTGCTTGAAGaaacaaaaaaggggaaaaattcaTACTACGTCTTCTTAAAATACAAACGGCAGGTACAGGAGTGCGAAGCAATAATGAAGCGCTGTTCTGATTGCTTTGACTTCTCCCTTTCCGTTCCGTTTACCTGTGGAGTTAACTTTGGCGATAGTTTGGGAGACCTAGAAACCTTAAGAAAAAGTACTTTAGAGCTAATCGGTATATATGGGAACTCTCCTAAAATTCACAGGTATCCCGGAAAACAAGACCACCTGTGGATTATCGTAGAAATGATCTCCTCAAAAGTTACTTTTATCAAGAGCATGGAGGCAGTAGGTATTAAAATATCTCTTTATGGCCT
Proteins encoded in this window:
- the TEX15 gene encoding testis-expressed protein 15, which produces MEVKQMVKHKTLWKMSSTSEPLSITGIEANPLKKFTIPKIRRTAGKVYLSPCCTNTREYSFIHDTINQSRLDVNCDLQSSWQFGDTKLLHNDDLEKKFTAKRSEMRESGRHGRELEEHFCFLALSQSDVAEIHQNGMSTKSSTLKILGNPLLGIYVFRHVDVALNYAHSRNSAVESIIIFKVLFGKVKKIQPSVDKNKVALDPSPNFDCHMSRNIPSLKDTIELQAYGSAVYFYEYNDLLKPVDKPRQCLPYAVVTVKVIGQRIDNGYLMTSLRFLSTGFPKRTERTCSLNNCTVAKRIGKGKDATVIFEHFGKPVDPFVQENCLCNALNSEINPSNSDSSNPHGSVQNGSNISILETDAGQSEHNLAENSDTSQAYAHDSGLLFMPSDTRESVKGDLLLNLTDLKNILSFFSTPVSLHNNTGSSTVITSKLIKDPRLMRREESMGKQNNVTGLKEISAFEKSLDSCNSETYLSSMSANSVSLPEVIPDDRTVLTNCLDAPCFKFSFDDSQSEVHNTCSKDYDYATPDKMTMVGQYKGQGNVLFPVPLSNVFSEAENQRHTEEEVQRSQQRISTPLLIKQNGEPYNFYEPVNTCTKDYHSYISQESQSSSLKTIYQTDPQMSPVSSFQKKESIDTFIQNIGNMRSLKTDPQDNSKRGEKQNLWKEIDYFTNETKASQIDNYISLEQEHEEGESLDSSGKNCDQIFTQELEIPISSTCTTKDKYELDDLTMEFTPSINSLSQNHPQHFLEYENNDILRSFVISQKQMELKREETDQNCAGIVADAFQEAKDISQAKELLIDTVLFSHGVETAHNNFNCSKTKEHTWPHGAHDNELVSLEDDQKDYKDSSHIEVKGQGHPLFCDTQLNGGIPLNVAFKEQKEDEENQHEAREDDVTSPPEDSRENIYEGEQQVVHTNNSFTQLDERREDKNGSHVEILISEEFSSTFNLTWDKKYVSTEAALIESEETVNALKQKDTQNNGKSLEYLASTVLPEVPGSSVCTAPNAEVQIAGSTVPALSTNHQDHQGYQFKEICSSASSDFSLLVKPRIPDYEIDMDKNKSQDSFHQPSVSENLVIIPSLELESEIGVGIEQCEDALLFHQDTHSHGNVLTEELGSSYETLKSRINWDALLGSSNWETETLKSTARRESTDERYSEETNRFYASTQNTKAELLNPILLPDLQIRITNIVRPGFSQTADSHALKDDYYKRITKAAEPETNEGEKGPGLGTASQSSGENPDYSCEDKPDSVTQESGLVSKSKTSLSSDLSQNAHVNHMSEKRNNDSLFTESSDVTTRNNKSSCSFAKSKTDCNDSRSKKHPESRMSKRKQHTSLRDQNTSHKDFRYHEMYEKKRRLTSQDSLECFSSLSQGRMKTFSQSEKHIRSVLDILNSEASLCKSKRLSRRLDRAVLHLKKAQRRVHTSLQLITKVGEKRKGPLPKSYAIICNNFWECCDLEGYSSLYERKYYSTKHFFSRREDDREGERRALEFNVGTSLTHVSKHKSYKRNGEGITDCVSKKSLASSVSRSHTTIHVGEFCDQEPHPESQLYLPSVSQSTSQSSYNTSSMKLPASSELQPFSGKTGCLFSPDHQDEKLPEKENQIGINFVSNTDKYEKLESPSTHSNIKDITEEITSTANEVINKSNSVSFGCIKERLSVNTNRNYGATHTAHTDVKTDILISVLESSEQHFLNVDIYKPDNILSDCKRNLVVNFPVEKCAAPVESAKPNVFTRHFPVDPSNPTLIASKKCNSIPQSFSTAPATESEGESLNSDLDKQRISAVDPSAESTTVSRYQQECREKELLKTERCSSSNCGQVDGSDGSVTENPNSDLTSVSEEDKSRGEDTVKKLSSRGSSQLLTDNVKGSSSKKCNARKNIQDRKMGKVKQAGKDSMGDVYHKESMTEESPLKTEYKSQKKILEEASSYVREKTIKNNLIEPRLRIENGTSSKALPVNNTVPNLRTRREKGGKVKATSDSQPDSIAPSEITCNFKPGVTEINHKPIPHAYPEVFEVTALQKKPTSYLNELKEKHGTANHAGFLAQLSQILQRADEASSLQILQEETKVCQNILPSFVEAFERNQECSLEQVLISRDLLVQQNLWNNCKNKLKPCALDSLVELQMMMETIQFIENKKRLLGDEPTFRSLLWYDETLYGELLGGPRGYQQQSNFYPAFQARLKYNAYCELQKYHDQLIEVLEETKKGKNSYYVFLKYKRQVQECEAIMKRCSDCFDFSLSVPFTCGVNFGDSLGDLETLRKSTLELIGIYGNSPKIHRYPGKQDHLWIIVEMISSKVTFIKSMEAVGIKISLYGLEHIFFDAAKNLVWEERRRSLNKKCSRKKYKETLLKNNQEAFSKLQEIYDALSKDLSSEQISSIGLQEDTMIACKKSDNLMNKATISRENYRFNGTLLSHPDTCCVSEILDEAEFADLKKLQELTLRCTNHLEILKKYFQMLQEDSIDNIFITEENVLDMVKNHNYGTVILKPEAVETYIEIVMILETIHFLKNSMAKKLDKQRFRGMLWFDLSLLPDLVHCQETMACFSFLKDNSTDCLWRVIETAISELKKDLDIIYKYNEAVNCSYALHLLSRELEELSEIKNLVKKSACSIYTYVDFVPCVASINYGNTVTELEYSYNQFSALLKNIMAAPQKDLGKMAHIMKVMKTIEQMKIVCAKNAELTVHFILCQMLHNRKKTSRSKEEEKMNIHVIKHGENINSSGTCLKVPTVPEGIIKNLSSSSKKRPVTVDIRADTQKQEKATTLSSSKKQKVNMKDVTKINKEKAAFKNPRITRSHLRSENKIGPSSSDNLKRNHPSPKKVEIPRSPPGSLLPSEDLKGAWASNSESIIDLTEISADSSEDFTGQQRNLKNSMKKRNGRFSAAEEKSGKKDGAVFAVCDQKSIDDTFSKDYKIPSQKFLKISPDPAQKSCPSDIKPGADASFLPNTSVLSKPIFCFLRDIQTNLEMNDHVLELEDNDMLNSSMNNSTCTNSPEPMFIQNKIPVLQINKIAPAKMESEEKYMQDTLNLGTVSARASGSITLHVNQTAQYCLSEQQSSENLKALAQHAAVNWSEPPQSACSPVHTSQRSLGSSHPYYAWCVCHYRSISGSSVTHTYQGVTSYQAQPLSSGSLTAVASTVQNTHSNLVCSQYFGYFAEKPQANDFAPVNEYFQYQTPVSYGFQQPIFPPSSSHQPLLQAAHPYPPNPGGPPEVPWTYASWQQEPFQPGH